From Paenibacillus antri, the proteins below share one genomic window:
- a CDS encoding extracellular solute-binding protein — translation MRKGRRLSALFALLALLATAACSNARMIEPGEPARLVDAGDEVETLVFWHTYSDVETRVFEERVVPMFEAAHPNIRIEAVRQPYNAQLKSVLLARASSNKPPDVIRMDIAWTPEYVQLGLAKPIGGLPGFEAIRASLHEAAMETNAYDGDYYGLPLNVNTKAAVYNRELLERAGFTPASPPASLSELLDAAEEHGLKIGMAEFSLWGSLPYLYGLGGRLMNDEYTRATGYLDSDETVAAVTRLKELYLKGVINPNLIYGRVDLWDAILGEEYVMIDEGPWFFTIKLNSGDRAKVEERLSPAPFPASGGLGSVIGGENLVVSKGTKHPEAAWTFLSWMVSPEAQRFVAEMGLIPTNLEVLDSPAFADGRAFERAYIDGLANAFYRPLIANTDAVEAVFEEYMIRAFEEEADVRATLREAAVRIDELLR, via the coding sequence ATGCGTAAGGGGCGCCGGTTGTCGGCTCTGTTCGCGTTGTTGGCGCTGTTGGCGACCGCCGCGTGCTCGAACGCGCGCATGATCGAGCCGGGCGAGCCGGCGCGGCTGGTGGACGCCGGCGACGAGGTCGAGACGCTCGTGTTCTGGCACACGTACAGCGACGTGGAAACCCGCGTGTTCGAGGAGCGCGTCGTGCCGATGTTCGAGGCGGCGCATCCGAACATCCGCATCGAAGCGGTGCGGCAGCCGTACAACGCGCAGCTGAAGTCGGTGCTGCTCGCGAGGGCGTCCTCGAACAAGCCGCCCGACGTCATCCGGATGGATATCGCGTGGACGCCGGAGTACGTGCAGCTGGGGCTGGCGAAGCCGATCGGGGGGCTGCCGGGGTTCGAGGCGATTCGCGCGTCGCTGCACGAGGCGGCGATGGAGACGAACGCGTACGACGGCGACTATTACGGACTGCCGCTGAACGTGAATACGAAGGCGGCGGTATACAACCGGGAGCTGCTGGAGCGCGCGGGGTTTACCCCGGCGTCGCCGCCCGCGAGTCTATCGGAGCTTCTCGACGCGGCGGAGGAGCACGGGTTGAAGATCGGCATGGCGGAATTTTCGTTATGGGGCAGCCTCCCGTATTTGTACGGATTAGGCGGACGGCTCATGAACGACGAGTACACGCGCGCGACCGGCTACCTCGACAGCGACGAGACCGTCGCCGCGGTGACGCGGCTGAAGGAGCTGTATCTGAAGGGCGTCATTAACCCGAATCTGATCTACGGCCGCGTGGACCTATGGGACGCGATCCTCGGCGAGGAGTATGTGATGATCGACGAGGGGCCGTGGTTTTTCACGATCAAGCTTAATTCCGGCGATCGCGCGAAGGTCGAAGAGCGGCTGTCCCCCGCGCCGTTCCCCGCGTCGGGCGGACTCGGGTCCGTCATCGGCGGGGAAAATCTCGTCGTCTCCAAGGGGACGAAGCATCCGGAGGCGGCATGGACGTTCCTTTCGTGGATGGTGTCGCCGGAGGCGCAGCGGTTCGTCGCCGAGATGGGGCTCATCCCGACGAACCTGGAAGTGCTCGATTCGCCCGCGTTCGCGGACGGACGGGCGTTCGAGCGAGCGTATATCGACGGGTTGGCGAACGCTTTCTATCGCCCGTTGATCGCGAATACGGATGCGGTAGAGGCGGTATTCGAGGAGTATATGATACGCGCGTTCGAAGAAGAAGCGGACGTGCGGGCGACGCTGCGCGAGGCGGCCGTCCGCATCGACGAGCTGCTTCGGTAG
- a CDS encoding response regulator transcription factor — protein MYTAVIVDDEPVIRFGIKASIDWHRLNVNVAGDFANGRQALQCIESQRVDLLITDIKMPVMDGLELARRALACQPAMKIVLVSSYNDFEYVREGLRLGVTDYILKPTLEPEELRLLVLRCIERLEAERAGAGAAFASAKDAERRLREQELRRHLLHPEAPLAPAAAPPWLGASGGFTAVCLRVDDVERIEEQFGYLHKAMLYEELEERFLATEPEGIGFQASENDWSFFLPGTADALRLSRLKGELETSAGVGLTLGYAHGTGAPMLRAAYESSRRAAGKRFFLGKGLLLSADETGGVVGLGDEDAMKRQAVETLSSRCGTRMDVTTLLERCERLKKAETAAELRGLLELSIAEAERAFEASSPRASGHETLMEQAVEYIQSHYAGPLTLQQVADRVFLSKNYFCLLFKKHTNQNFIDYVIDLRIRKAKELLKTTDLRIYEVAESAGFNDVKYFSKLFKKMTSVSPGEFREAP, from the coding sequence ATGTATACGGCAGTCATCGTGGACGACGAGCCGGTCATCCGGTTCGGCATTAAGGCGTCGATCGATTGGCACCGGCTGAACGTGAACGTCGCCGGCGACTTCGCGAACGGACGGCAGGCGCTGCAATGCATCGAGTCGCAGCGGGTCGATCTGCTCATTACCGACATTAAGATGCCGGTCATGGACGGCCTCGAGCTCGCGAGACGGGCGCTCGCTTGCCAGCCGGCGATGAAGATTGTGCTCGTCAGCAGCTACAACGACTTCGAATACGTGCGCGAGGGGCTGCGGCTCGGCGTAACGGATTACATCCTGAAGCCGACGCTCGAGCCGGAGGAGCTGCGGCTGCTCGTGCTGCGCTGCATCGAGCGGCTTGAGGCGGAGCGCGCAGGGGCGGGCGCGGCGTTCGCGTCCGCGAAGGACGCCGAGCGCCGGCTGCGCGAACAGGAGCTGCGGCGCCACCTGCTGCATCCGGAGGCGCCGCTCGCGCCGGCCGCCGCTCCGCCGTGGCTCGGCGCGAGCGGCGGGTTTACGGCGGTGTGTTTGCGCGTGGACGATGTGGAGCGCATCGAGGAGCAGTTCGGCTATTTGCATAAGGCGATGCTGTACGAAGAGCTGGAGGAGCGGTTCCTCGCGACGGAGCCGGAGGGGATCGGCTTTCAGGCGTCGGAGAACGATTGGTCGTTTTTCCTTCCCGGAACGGCGGACGCCTTGCGGCTGTCGCGCCTGAAGGGCGAGCTGGAGACGTCGGCCGGCGTCGGACTGACGCTCGGCTACGCGCACGGGACCGGCGCGCCGATGCTGCGCGCGGCTTACGAGAGCAGCCGGCGCGCGGCGGGGAAACGATTTTTCCTCGGCAAGGGGCTGCTGCTGTCGGCGGATGAGACGGGCGGTGTCGTCGGGCTCGGCGACGAGGACGCGATGAAGCGGCAGGCCGTCGAGACGCTGTCGTCCCGGTGCGGGACGCGCATGGACGTTACGACGCTGCTCGAGCGGTGCGAGCGGCTCAAGAAGGCCGAGACGGCGGCGGAGCTGCGCGGGCTGCTCGAGCTGTCGATCGCCGAAGCCGAGCGCGCCTTCGAAGCTTCGTCCCCGCGCGCGTCGGGACATGAGACGTTGATGGAGCAGGCGGTGGAGTACATCCAGTCGCATTATGCGGGGCCGCTGACGCTGCAGCAGGTCGCGGACCGCGTCTTCTTAAGCAAAAACTACTTCTGCCTGCTGTTCAAGAAGCATACGAATCAGAACTTCATCGATTACGTCATCGATTTGCGGATCCGCAAGGCGAAGGAGCTGCTGAAGACGACCGACCTGCGCATTTACGAGGTGGCGGAGAGCGCCGGCTTCAACGACGTGAAATATTTCAGCAAGCTGTTCAAGAAGATGACGTCGGTTTCGCCGGGGGAATTCCGCGAGGCGCCGTGA
- a CDS encoding ThuA domain-containing protein, whose amino-acid sequence MVRITIWNEFVHETSNEKVKAIYPRGIHGALAEGLRGEGRTLRTATLREPEHGLTEEALRDTDVLVWWGHMAHEEVSDAIVDRVHARVLEGMGLIVLHSAHGSKIFRKLMGTQTGRLKWREADEKERLWVVKPSHPIARGLPEAFELEREEMYGEHFDVPDPEELVFVSWFQGGEVFRSGLTYTRGKGRVFYFRPGHESYPTYYDPHVLRVISNACDWAAPGDSPDVSYGHVPSPMEPIR is encoded by the coding sequence GTGGTTCGCATTACGATCTGGAACGAATTCGTGCACGAGACGTCGAACGAGAAGGTGAAGGCGATCTACCCGCGCGGCATTCACGGGGCGTTGGCCGAGGGGCTGCGGGGCGAGGGGCGGACGCTGCGGACGGCGACGCTCCGCGAGCCCGAGCATGGGCTGACGGAGGAGGCGCTGCGCGACACGGACGTGCTCGTCTGGTGGGGGCATATGGCGCATGAGGAGGTGTCGGACGCGATCGTCGACCGGGTGCACGCGCGCGTGCTCGAGGGGATGGGGCTCATCGTGCTTCACTCGGCGCACGGCTCCAAGATTTTCCGCAAGCTGATGGGAACGCAGACCGGCCGGCTGAAGTGGCGCGAGGCGGACGAGAAGGAGCGGCTATGGGTCGTGAAGCCGTCGCACCCGATCGCGCGCGGGCTGCCGGAGGCGTTCGAGCTGGAACGGGAGGAGATGTACGGAGAGCATTTCGACGTGCCGGATCCGGAGGAGCTCGTCTTCGTCAGTTGGTTTCAGGGCGGCGAGGTGTTTCGCAGCGGGCTGACGTACACGCGGGGGAAGGGACGGGTGTTCTACTTCCGTCCCGGCCATGAGTCGTACCCGACGTATTACGATCCTCATGTGCTGCGCGTCATCTCGAACGCTTGCGATTGGGCGGCGCCGGGCGACAGTCCGGACGTTTCTTACGGTCATGTGCCGTCGCCGATGGAACCTATACGCTAG
- a CDS encoding Gfo/Idh/MocA family protein has product MTKTIGFGFIGLGGMARAHLRSIRRFPDAAVTAVCDVSAEGARAFAAEAGGVPEERIYADYRALVADPAVDVVVCVTPNDTHAGVIRACLEAGKPFMAEKPFTRTFEEAEELIALYRERPVPNMIGFSYRYQPQFRLARELVRSGKLGPIRHVFIQYLQSWGSAAVGTPLVWRFDKAVTGTGTLGDLGSHMIDTARFLIGEFEEVSGRLATLIPERKHPATGALAPVEVDDFACFHASLAGGVPAVFQTTRNALGSGNQHEAYIYGDFGTLFVSSENARTVTWIHKTLEEPEAVREELPVSAEGGVDQWDEFMKLLRGERSDLVTTVEDGYVNQEVMEAILASERRKAVVSLPYRQ; this is encoded by the coding sequence ATGACGAAGACGATCGGTTTCGGCTTTATCGGATTAGGCGGCATGGCGCGCGCGCATTTGCGGAGCATTCGGCGCTTTCCCGATGCCGCGGTGACGGCGGTATGCGACGTGTCCGCGGAAGGGGCGCGGGCGTTCGCGGCGGAGGCCGGCGGCGTGCCGGAGGAGCGGATCTACGCGGATTACCGGGCGCTCGTGGCGGATCCGGCGGTGGACGTCGTCGTGTGCGTGACGCCGAACGATACGCATGCGGGGGTGATCCGCGCATGCCTCGAGGCGGGGAAGCCGTTCATGGCGGAGAAGCCGTTCACGCGGACGTTCGAAGAGGCGGAAGAATTGATAGCTTTGTACCGGGAGCGGCCGGTGCCGAACATGATCGGCTTCTCGTACCGGTATCAGCCGCAATTCCGGCTGGCGCGGGAGCTCGTGCGCTCCGGGAAGCTCGGGCCGATTCGGCATGTGTTTATCCAGTATCTGCAAAGCTGGGGGTCCGCGGCCGTCGGGACGCCGCTCGTGTGGCGGTTCGACAAGGCGGTGACCGGCACGGGGACGCTGGGCGACCTCGGATCGCATATGATCGACACGGCGCGGTTCCTCATCGGCGAGTTCGAGGAGGTGTCCGGGCGGCTGGCGACGCTCATTCCGGAGCGGAAGCACCCGGCCACCGGCGCGCTCGCCCCCGTCGAGGTGGACGACTTCGCGTGCTTCCACGCGTCGCTTGCGGGCGGCGTGCCCGCCGTGTTCCAGACGACGCGCAACGCGCTCGGCTCCGGCAATCAGCATGAAGCGTACATCTACGGCGACTTCGGCACGTTGTTCGTCAGCTCGGAGAACGCACGGACGGTCACGTGGATTCATAAGACGCTGGAGGAGCCGGAGGCGGTGCGCGAGGAGCTGCCGGTGTCCGCGGAAGGCGGCGTCGACCAGTGGGACGAATTCATGAAGCTGCTGCGCGGCGAGCGCAGCGACCTGGTGACGACCGTCGAGGACGGGTACGTCAACCAAGAGGTGATGGAGGCGATCTTGGCCTCGGAACGGCGGAAAGCCGTCGTGTCTTTGCCGTATCGGCAATAA